The DNA sequence CAAAGTATTCTATGGTATTTGAGCTTAAGATTTttgttatgtatattttttattcattttattcgACGACGACAATAATAATAACTTTGCAGCGACATTATGTTCTTCCAAAGATATTATAATAGTTAGCTAATCTGATTTTTGCATCAACAAAATTTGgttgctaaaattaaaattttttgcagCAAACTTTGTTTTACTATTGAGTATAATTTAACAACAAACTATTTTGATACAAAATCTAAATcgttaacaacaaataaaaaatggaCTCCAATTACTTTTGGCAACAAATTCTAATAAAACATAcaacaattatatattttttgttgcgAAAACTTTTCTATTGCAGCAAAAGTAATATTTTACAGCAAACTTTTTCTCTTCAAAAAAATATTCTCTCTTGTAGTGGTAATTTTGGCCGGTTCGGTTTGCTCGTCTAGAACTCAATAAAAAAAGGATTTAACAAGTAACTACAACAATTTTCGGTGGCCATTTCTCGTCTAGAACtagaactcaataaaaaaaaaaaaaaaacaagaatttAACATGTAATTAACTACAATAATTTTGGGTGGCCATTGCTCATAAAAAGAGGCACAAATGCATTTGCCTGTAAGTTGTAACCTTGTCTCTCAGATCTCAGGAATAAATTCAGCCAACAATAAAGCTAAATACACCAAatcaattggaaaaaaaaaagttaaaaaaattatataaaaaagaacATAGATCATTATATATATTCTCTCCGTTTAAAATATGTCATTTTAAaactttattatattaaaattatgtttACATTTATCAAATTATTCATTTACCAAAATTTAAAGTAACAGATATTTTAATTAggagagaaattaaagattaatatATAAGAGAAAATAAGCTCACTTTTGTGGAAAtggatattttcaatttttttaataattaaagaaataaaatgtaGTTTCTCACCGCTAATTTTTTAAGTAGAATtaagaaaaaacataaaaaaaaataataaaagattaaaaatcaCACTTTAATCCTTCAATTCTTTTTATCAATTGAGAGTACCCAAATTTCCACTTTTTGCCCTTACATTTATGTTGTTCATTAGAACTTTAGAAGATCCCTACGGCCCTTCCTCTCCAAGCAGCGTAACTTGTGCTTCGGGGAAAGACATGCTGCTTGACCTCCAAATCTTCTCCGGAAAAGTCACACGCCTCGTCCTCATCAATCCGTCCAATCGTCATGCTACAACGGCGATGCACTTTCCTGGCCCCTAAACGCCCAACATCACGGTGTTCATTCCTATTGCCATTACCGCTGCGTTCCTGTCTCCTAAGGGAAGCAGCAGCCATGATGAGATCGTGGTCATCACTGGCGCTCGACCGGGCCGATGAAGTAACACTGAAGCTTCTAGGGAGAGGGCAGAGCTGGCCGGTAGGGCACCCCATGGCGGCGTCCACATAGGCGAAGTGGCTGCTGGCGGAGCAATCGGTCATGCCTTGTACGTACATGTCCCTTGCCTTGATTAGCAACCTGAAGGGTGCCTTCATGAACCTCATGAGTTTTCTCTCTTTTTGGTTTCTCATGTGTGATGATGAGttagatttttctcaaaattaaaGTTGTAATATAACTTGGAGCATGTATATCCCATGCTATCTCCATGATATGTAATAATGGTTCGAAAAGGTTAGCTAGCTACCATAATGGGTTTCGTGCATCAATATTTCACTTTATATAAACAACAATAACGACAGGTGAACCAAAAAGTTTTGGTTGAATATTTAAACACCGGAAAATTCATGTATAATCAACTTTACCTGAAGTTGATGGTTGAAAACGGTTAAATAATTTAACTGatttaactatatttttatttaacgacCATGaactatcaattttatataaagttgACTGCACTGAATTTCTACTTTAAACATTTCCatcttaatatataaattataagcaATGCtacgtaaatttattattttcaattaacAGTCAATAgtagtattttaaaatattaattaaaaatatagtaTTAAATTGCTAGACTAAAAATATTGaactgttaaaaaatattaactaatataatttaaaataattttgttaggtAATCAACTAGAATACCAGCAATTACAAAGTAGATTATTACAAAAGAttcaataagaaaaaaaaatatcctgCAACCTTATAAAAATCTAACcttattttcacttttcactgttatttgaaaaaaaaaaaaaacagcccaCGTTTCACTATTACtcagagaaaattaaaaaaaaaaaaaaccagccgCACATGTTTTAacaaatcattttaaaaatttcaaaaattgttttaaaattttattttaaaaatttttaataaaaaatattcaaaacgtgaaaaaaatatctataacctaataaaaaagagatatttaatttttttaaaagaattcctaataaaaataatatctaaaactagaaaaaatatctaaattaaaaaaatcatccaaagaaacatccaaattacaaaaaaatatccgACCATAGGAGAAAGAAATATCTaaagctaataaaaaaattatccaaaacataaaaaaaaatgttttaaaatctaaaattaaaattaaaggggAGTTAGCCGAGTTGACTAGAGTTATAGTTGACCCCTATATACTTTCTCAATTTCGAATTGCTATTAACCCTCTACCTTCGCTCGTCATTATTTTGTATCATAGTGGAAATTAAActatcaataatatttaaaaaataatagaaacacttccaacttttaaaaatattttatttagtatttattaattatttttaaaataattatataattttatatgaagAATATTAGGACGtcagtaaattttgtgatttatagtcattaattaattattattaatatttttaatggtataagattacatctaatagtataaaattactcattttttttgcTAGTTAAGTACTTATCAgattttaatatacaaaaatgATGATTCctagacttttttattttatatataataaatatataattataaattatatatatataaaaatataaaatattaaattaaataagatcatTTTAATTATTATCCCTACGTTACCGTTAAAATATAATGTTAgtgtatatacaaaaatataatgtGATATAGTACCCGAATTTTAATTCAAACGTTTGAGTTCAAATATCGTTATTATTGCCAACAATATAATAAAGACTtcacttctctttcttctttttaattaTAAAGCTAGCATAGCTCTTTTAATCCTGTATTTTAGAAAGAGAAAATTTATGGAcatcacttttattaaaatttaatcatcGTTTAgctaagtaatttttttattattaaataaaatctcatactattaaaaatattattaataattaattaatgactacAACTCATAAAATAGTTCC is a window from the Arachis hypogaea cultivar Tifrunner chromosome 1, arahy.Tifrunner.gnm2.J5K5, whole genome shotgun sequence genome containing:
- the LOC112705531 gene encoding uncharacterized protein; amino-acid sequence: MRFMKAPFRLLIKARDMYVQGMTDCSASSHFAYVDAAMGCPTGQLCPLPRSFSVTSSARSSASDDHDLIMAAASLRRQERSGNGNRNEHRDVGRLGARKVHRRCSMTIGRIDEDEACDFSGEDLEVKQHVFPRSTSYAAWRGRAVGIF